The genomic DNA TAACTTACCAGAATACTGCCAGGTTCTCACAGTCGATACAAACACAGTGCTGATTATTTTCTTCGTGATGCTGTAATGCATGGCCTGCCACGTATCGTCCACAGTGAATGGCTCCACAGTACAAACAGAGCCACGTACTTTTCTCAGTGCCACATACTATCGACAATAACAAAGTACTTGATAAAAATATTGCCCTTGCTATGCATtctagtttaaatgttatcgtTTTGTGTTAAAACTGCAAActgatataaaattaacgagTAACAGAGATTGAAAGCCATGTTTCTCGAAATGGTCGAATTCtatacatatttcatttctaGGATCTCAcccttttattttttcaaatcgAAGATATGAATTGAGGTATAAATATTGTAGAAGATTCTAaacttaaaaattagaatttcttattttattgattCTAAACTTAATACTTGTTCTTATTTACCTGATATTTAGAATAATGACGATTTTCATACTATAAAAATGGTGCGTTATTTGTAACGCGTTACAACTTACTATCTTAGTCTTTATGAACCTAAGTTTTGTTCTTAGTTAGATGACCCCGAGAATAATGGAAATatcatacattatatatattgtaattccGATTTTCGTAAATTTGAACGAGTTTTTACCAAAATTCGATATTTTTGGATTTTACCCTAGCTGCAgttatttttggaaaattccTAGAATATTTTAAAGTTAGTGCATTCAGGAAATATAAAAGGCGAtcattacaaaataatataagtcCCAAGTCGGTGTACTATCTTCTTGGCTCGTCCCGGCTTACGTAATTCTCAAGAGATCGCGTAAAACCAGGGTGAATGGGAGGAAGGCTGTTCGACACACCCCCTTTGCAGTCGATCGATCGCAAAATGTCTCGCGGTGCTATCAAGTTTGAGATTTTGCATGCacatttcttttttccccctttcttatacgtatattttttcaGCACCATGACGTATCTATGATTTTAAAAACGAGTAAAATCTATGGAGATGTATGTCAAGTTAATTGAACCCATACCAATAATATACATTTCAGTAATTAAATACGATAATGAAATTACTAAATCCgaaagaaaattcgaaaattctacGCCCACGCAATTGGAtcgatttcgatcatttttattttggatTGCTTGGTTCGATACCTGACTATTTCTAGCTACTTAAATAAACTTTGCAACGgtagaataaaagagaaagacgTAAAATTGCTAAAGATAAAAAAGCACGAGTACATGAAAATTGAGATATCGCATAGGTAGGCCAACTGAAATCCAATCTTCTAGAAGCACGTATCCCTGTACACACCCATTTGTTTTGCAATCTCGTGTAAGAATTATTATAACCCCACGCCCTGTGCAAATTATATTGTcttatttctttgtaaaatgtactaggaattttaattacacgttatACACATTGAAAGAAGATTGTTCGGAAATATTGCTTGAGATTGTGTAACTATTGAATtcagtatttttataaatttcaaacaatacAATGATACATCTtaagatagaataaaatttttcttatatttatataacagaaaaaatatttttgtgcaTAAAATTCAAATGTACAAATATAGTTTTACATCGAAATTTAAAATGAGTTGATAACCTGCAAATGATAATTTGGAACATCAGGTATTATATCTTGcacatatgtgtatattattaaaataaagtatcATAGAGACTAACGTAAGTTTTGTTAGATTATAATCAAAGTTTCATTATCGATGGAAAAAGATAATCCAATCGAGTCACGTCTATCGAATGTTCAATATTTCCAAGTGGGTAATAATTCTCAATTTGATGTAAAAATACGTTGCGCATCACGCTGTATTCTTGGAAGATCACGTCAGTGCAGCTAAggtcaaaatcaaataaaaatcgtCGATAGAGTTGCATACAGGTAGTCTGAGAAATCCTAAACTCGAAAGACGACCGATCGTTGACCATTTCATTGGTGTGAGAGGTATATCACGTGAACCACGAAAAAAAGCTGGCAGGGTAACCAACAATCATCTAACGAGCCACGTATCCATCCTTTTACTCGTCCGTCTCTTTTGTCATATCGTTGCGTCTCTTTTTCGCTGGTTGGTAACGAACGATACGATTCGCCACGCCTACTGCGTGTTGCGTCGTTGAAGAATTTCGTCGACGCATTGTCCAAGCGACGGAACcagataaagataaagaaaggcGACAAACGCGTGCACCAGCAGACTCTTCGGTTCGGTGCAATCccgagagaagaaaaaggaacgatGAGGGAAAAATTCGTTTCCCGAGCAATACGACTCGTATCGAGGCATCCGATTAGCAACGACGCCGTTATCGATTTTGCAACGTCGTACCCGAACCAGCTTGCAGCGCAGGAAAAGAGGTAGAAGAGGGATGGGAGGGGAAGGTGTGGAACATGGGGTTCTTTTATAGCCCACGAGGGACGATTTTTCTCCTGCGTGACTCGCGCCAGAGTCGGGCTTGGTAATTTTTACCAGCGTCACTCTCCttgcaagatatttaaattGATCTTGCAACCTGGATATGTTTGCGATTCGTTGAGCGTGAACGATCTCTCGGGAGAGACGACGACGCGACGCAGAGAGTATCGTTTCAACGATATTTGTATATGTTGACTATCTTGACGAATTCGGAAAACTTCGAAATACAACCTAACCCGaactgaataataaaaaaaaaaaacatcgcTGGTCTGACTCATCAGTCGCGCTAATACACCTTTGAAATACTCTCTCCTTGACTATGCATGTTTTGTTTTGCTCCACTATTGTTTCCTCTCCCTCCctcctttctcctctttctcgcTCGGATATTCAGACAAGAGATAAATATGCTTCGCGAATTCAATAGATTCTTCTCGATCCTGAAAGATCAAAGATATCaaaatcaagaaaataaaatttcagattTTCTTAAAAGAATATGTTGCAATTAAATGGCTCGAATCTTGGTGAAACGTTTCTTCCTGCCTGTTCTACTGTAAGAGGTcgctaaaagaaaaaagacggcGTAGTGCAGCATCGATTATCGAACAGAGTGAATCGAGTCtgtattatgaaattttccGTCTACAGCGAAGATCAGCTTAAGAGGGAGAACACATAGGGCAAGGGAGATTTAACTGTATGCAATAAAAGTATtgtgtttattttaaatatagtatCAAAGGCAATGACTAGAGAATAGGTATAAAAATATCAGACGAGAAAAATTTTAAGTCTCAAACAAAGAAGAAGTATTCGCTAAATTATTCTATTCATTGCTTTTCAAATGTATCTCTCAGATGATTCTTGAGAATGTGGATGTATGCAAGTTGACAAGCGgaaatggaagaaattaggaaaaacGAAGAAGGTGAAACGATGAACACGTTTATCAGGCGAGTTCTAATGACAGGTCTCAGGCCAGCTGATTAGTGCCGTCTGGTATTGATTTTCCAATGACGACCGCGCCGCATACTGAGAACTCCCAGCAGGACGATGCACACGCGCACGTCCACGACGCTCTTGTTCGGTCCGTGGAGAGACACCCATGAACggaggacacacacacacatagaTACTATAttgcatatatacatgtatacatgaaGAAGAGGAGTGGACTTTCACGTACAACCGTACACGCGCGTATAGGTTTGTCTCGCATTCATACGTATTGGCACGTACACATTCGCGTGTATCGAGGAAAGATGTAAGTACTATACATATTCGTGCTGGGAGTTCAATTCACAAtacatacaaatagtactaggAGTCGTGCATCCATAAGTATCATCGATATTCGCGTGTATCGACCGTGAAATACAGAAAGCGAACGTAAACGTGTACTTTCGTGTCCTTTCTCATAAAAAACATGCATTAATATCTTTATAGGGAAATAGAGAAATGGTTCGCTTCATCTTGTCGGCTACGACGGCTCAAGGCCGCGAGAGGAACGGCCGGGGCCGCGGTCACGAGaggtaaagagagaaagaggaagagaaagaaaggcggGGGGAGAGAAAAAGAGCAAGACCGAGAACACAGGGGATAAAGAACGcaaaagaaacgagagaaaaggaGATGGGAGACAATAGAGGTGAAGGAAAGATCGAGATCGGGCTTGAGCGAGAAAGGAGTACAAAATAGAATCCAACTTAAGAAGAAAGGATCTCATGGGGGCTAGGTTTCGATTTTCTAAATACATCTTTTTTCAATCTGCTAAGAAGGATAACGGTACGATTTCTTTATAAGATCCTACCTGCACAGACGAACGGTAGATCCTTCGTACAATTCGCTTCTACGTCGTTACCACCGAATTGGACGCTTTGAGCAAGATGTGGACACTCCATGTTTTCCTAGGCACGATTCCACGGGGCCCTCGTGGCCCCTTCGTCGGCGAGTGCCTGCGTACGTACGTGCCTGCGTTTACAACGtgtgctctttctctctctttgggCAAAGGAGAATGTGAAGTGGCAAGGTAGAGAAGGAAGGATAGGGTGGGAATGATATTCAGAGAAAGCGGGGTACACTCTTGGTGCCCCGTAATATCTGTCACATAGCGCGAAAAAGATTGGCTTGACTATTTCGTTGTATGTCTTTaagcgaaaaaaagaaagggtgCAACTGTTCTCGATGCGCAACGACGACGGACTGAGGAAAACGACCAGACCGAAAAGAGCAGTGGAGCGCCCGACTGGCCCCGACTACCGACCGAACGCAACCGAGCTGCGTCGGGCTCGGTTCTGCGGTGGTCGGGCTACCTCCAGAGTCACAGACCACTAATAGTCGACTGACTCGCCGGTTATACGGTCTCTCCTCCCTGCTCCCGAGAGTTCCAACATTCGTAGGCGTGCGATTACAGCTACTCTCTccgtttctcttcctctttcttcttaaCTTCGTCTGGTTCACCAGGTTGTGCTAGGCTACCTAGCCTTGGATCGTGCTAGGTCGCGCAGCCTCTGAACAACTTGTCCAGGTCCGGCTCAACCGCGTGGGTGCCGTTGGAAGGGCGACGATGCATTTCATTGTCACATCGATGCAGTCGTGTGCATATTAAGCCCCGTTATCTCTTGCAAAACATTATATAAACTtcgaaataataaactttattcgATGCGATACCTTGGCTTTTCGCAATTTGAGCTACGATATCGCTGATAAATACGATACGAGAGATAGGATTACTCAGTTTCTGTTTGCGATTAAAATGACGAGCTTCGTGCAAGGGAAGGCGAAAATGGTTGATGTCGTTGAGAGTATGTATATATGCTTTAAATGCACTGTACATAACtttgatatataattataattggaGCGGGAAATCGATACCGTTGAACCTCCACGATAGTAACATTTTTTACTACTTTTGCTACTCttaatataacattacgattacTTCTACCATATATAATTTaatgcaaaataataaattgtttaatatgAATTTGATAAACTTTTTAATCATATTCGTTTTATGTGCAAAAATAATGTAAGAagcaatttaatattaatatctttcaaTAATGTTGTTgattaaaatattggaaaaagtaaacgaaaaagttaattttaataataaactattataaattataatgtaCAGTACAGAAGTTCGATTAAAATGGCCGACTTTGCGCACGCGTACTTTTACTTTAAACTTTTCATGTTCTACCATTTATAGTTCAAAACCTAACATTAaaattgatttgtatttttttttttataaatggaTATGAAATATGCTTCTATCAAAGTACAGATAATCAATTATACTAATTCTAGCTTgtagaatttaatatatttctcaacatttattttattttacagtagCCTGTTACTTACCATAAGGAAATCAATATATGTACACACTCGAAAGAATGACAGGTTTACACGTAAAAATCAATTcgagaatataaaatttttagaatGTCAGCTTGCAGTTTTATTCAAAAGTGCAATACTAACaatcttatttaatataaacaaataaatttaagaACGTCTGCTATATGGTGGTAGTTGGGATTGTGTGAGTTGAAGTCCTGGAATGTTGTTAAATCCAAGCATTTGTAACATTTCCTTGGTTTCTGGATCTACTTCGATAATATCGTGCTCCAACGCAGACACCTCAGGAACATAGTTGTCTCTacgttctctctcttcttcttggAGTTTGATGGAAATACCACGTACTTGACTGTGTCTCAGACGCTTCATCAAGTGTGTGACAAATCTGTTTAGAATAATAGGATAaagaaattcaataaaaaattgaaatagattTAAATAAGGAATTGAATACACTAATATCCTATAAATCAGGATTTAGTTTTTGgcataaaaatgttttaacacAAAACATACAATTTAGTAAATACGTACCCAGCGATTTTGTTTCGCAAAGATTTACTGGGGATAATAGCAATTTCTTCGCATATCCTTTTATTTGTATGGAAATCCATGGTCAATCGAGTATAGTATTTCTCGATAATCAGCTTCGCGGCCTTTTTGACCGTCTTTGTCCTGACGCGACTctaaaatcatatttatattccATTTCATGCTATTTAATCCACCTTACACtcatttaaaacaaaatattggAAAGTACTCTAAACACATTCGTATAACCTCAAAATTTGTAACAAAAGATAACAATCTATTATAATACACTTTAACtgtaaatatttcaacttttcagtataaaataatttatatgatgTTGCTACATAATTCGTTTGTGTACTTGATGACGGATTACTACTGGCTTTTTAGATCTTTTTCtagattttatcaaaatatacgtACCATGATGGATACCGTTTCAGTAAAGGCGGAGAAAATGGAAGAGAGATGCTACCGCCACGAAGAACTATCAATACCGACGGCCAAATGGAGAATTAACATGTTCACTCAGCATTACGGTTGTGCATTGTCCACCACATATAGGGCGCTGATGTCGAGTGGCCAAACTATTTCAAGAAAGTAAAACATGGTGGAAATAATCAAgtgaattttttatcatttttcataatttgtataatattttacaattaggtatatattatttattcataaataaatttattgatgTTCATTTTAGGGGACACAGAATTATGGCTTTGTGTCGTTTGTTTTGACTACTCTGCAGCAACGCCAATGGTGGCAGATTAAAGAAACACAGATCGCCGCATCATTGTGACATTCTTGACCACGGGGGTTTCGGGATCTGTATATACGACCGTGGATCAATAGCTACACTAGGGACATCTAGAACTTACGTTGAGTCTActtcagaaattttatttacgtatttGCAGAAGATAAgtaaaaaagattaaattagaaaatttgaaatttgtactcaaattttaaaattaagtttaaataaggttaaaaaataatattctaataaGTTTTTACTTAAgagatataatatttgtaatattttatatattctacaGAAGATAATGTAGGGAATTTAACtcaatagatatttatataaatatttaattgtaattgtaaatagCTTTGtagtatataaatacaatattaattatattagtaAATTCGAGTACTTTTACTTGTCAAAACGAaagattttcttttctataaacAAAATCACGTTGCAATTGATTGCAGTAGGGTGGCACCACCACCCTTCATACAGTTTCTGCTCCAGTACAGACTATCAGTGGCTCAAAACATGTCGTACATTGCGTTGTCGCGTCATGGAGTCATCATAAACGAGTCTTATTTGCTCTTCTCGCGAGTGACATCCAGTTTTTTCGAAACTACAAACGTTCCCGATTACCAAATATCATCCAGTTTAAACCGAGCGTTCATAAAATGTCAAAAAATCAAGAATGCCAGATGACAAGTTGTGATGCGATGCGATAGTGGGGGCGAAGCATGGTGGCAGCACTGTGCCTTAAACGGAGCAGGAGCGAAGAGGGAGGGAATGTAACAGAGATGTATAATGTTAGAGTGAGTGAGATAGAGTGATGAGAGTGAGATCATACCATATTGCTAACGCCGCAGTGCGAGAAAGACCGAAATTTCGCTCAGCAGCACACGGCAGTCGGCGTTTGTCCGCGGAAGCGGGATAGTAAACGTTTAGCGAGAGTAAGAGACTTGATAGGAGAAGGAGGGTAGACTCGTGAGGGAGAGGCGACGAGTTTGTTTATCGCCTTGGTGAACGGCGAGAGCAGTCAGTGCGGTGCTACACTTGGTCTGTAGTGGTTGGAATGATCGGTGGATCGGTTCGAAAGTTCGGCTTCGTTCTTCTGA from Bombus terrestris chromosome 11, iyBomTerr1.2, whole genome shotgun sequence includes the following:
- the LOC100647664 gene encoding 40S ribosomal protein S17, translating into MSRVRTKTVKKAAKLIIEKYYTRLTMDFHTNKRICEEIAIIPSKSLRNKIAGFVTHLMKRLRHSQVRGISIKLQEEERERRDNYVPEVSALEHDIIEVDPETKEMLQMLGFNNIPGLQLTQSQLPPYSRRS